A stretch of DNA from Littorina saxatilis isolate snail1 unplaced genomic scaffold, US_GU_Lsax_2.0 scaffold_1945, whole genome shotgun sequence:
ATCTACTGGACATGTCCACGAGTTCAGTTTCCTCTTGCTGCCCTTCTGTAAAAGCTTGTCGATATCCTGTTGTGGTATGTCTTTATGTACTTGCGAAAAATGACGCGGCAAGTGTACAACACTTGCCGGACATAGGGGGACTGGACATGGCTTCTGCTGCCGCTTGGCGTCGGGGGCCTGTGTCCTTTTTCTGGACGTGTTTCGGGACGGGTCACCATCCTCGTCACCATCCTCGCCGCCATCCTCGCCGCCATCCTCGTCACCATCCTCGCCGCCCCTGTCACGCCCCAAGTTTTCAAGCTCCTGCTGCAACAATGTCAGAGAAAAAAccccaacgttaaagtttttctCTACGGACAGCCAGCCTGACGGCCTAACACTCCTCATTGGGACTGGGTgggcacttgcgctcggaatcgagaggttgcgtgttcgaccctgggtgaggtcaggccgctattttctccccccctttcctcacctaggtggtgggttcaagtgctagtctttcggatgagacgaaaaaccgaggtcccttcgtgtacactacattggggtgtgcacgttaacgatcccgcgattgacaaaaggggtctttcctggcaaaattgtataggcatagataaaaatgtccaccaaaatacccgtgtgacttggaataataggccgtgaaaagtaggatatgcgccgaaatggctgcgatctgctggccgatgtgaatgcgtgatgtattgtgtaaaataattccatctcacacggcatcaataaatccctgcgccttgaataaaaattggaaaaaaaaaaaaaaaaatccctgcgcttagaactgtacccacggaatacgcgcgatataagcctcatattgattgattgattgattgattgattgattgattgatgtgattgattgattgattgattgattgattgatgtgattgattgattgattgattgattgattgattgattgattgattgattacatAGACTCACTGATTACTCGGGTGAGCCAAAAAGCAGAGTTGCCAACTGATACGGATTTTTCGTGATTTTCGAGTGATACGGCGTATCACGGGGATTGATACGGAAAAACTTCATTGATACAGGAAATTTCAAAAatgacatttgtaaaaaaaaaaaaaagggggcggAGAAATATTCCGATTGGACGAAAGCGTGAGATCGGTTTCCGATCATGGTTCCGTTCATGTTTTGCTGTTCTTGAATGAGCTTCAATATCCCCCCGGCCTCTGAGTCCATGTCCGATGCTGATATCTTCGCGGCACTTGGTGCAAAACGCAAAATGTATGCCGCGTCTTGTCGATTCGGAGATGAAGTCATACTCTTGTTTGTAACTCTTTTCAAATTTTACAAGAACTTTCGGGCGCTGGAccgttgttttcttcattttatggtcgtctgctgctgcttcttcttctgcttctcatCCACATTCGACTGAAGCGCATGCGCTAGCCACAAATCTCGCCTATTCTCGTTTAGTTTCGATTTTGATCACAGCGTTTGTGTGACGAAGCCTCGCGCTAAACGAGATTTCACAAGTGAAACTACACCGAGTACAGGCGCTTGAAAATACACTCCAGTCATTAACTATATACTCGAAAAATGTTTAATCGGGAAACTTTTGCACTATTCGGGAAAATCCGGGACTGGACATAAAATCAGGAATGTGAAGAATGGATTTTGCCTGTGTTCATTATAGTTTAGAGATAAATCATGAAATGATAATAAGAAAGCATATTCAATACACATCACTTTTTCATACAATTCAAATCAATACTGATTTTAGTTCATTATCAGAACAGAAGCACTGAAATCAGTATTGATTGGCATTTTATGATGAAATTGATTGATCTTTATACCATGCACCTCACTACCATAAACACAACTTTCAAATTCTGCCTTACGCGGTAATACCGCGGTGCCGCGCGCTATGTACAGTTTTTTGGCCTGATGATACAGTTTTTTGGTAATGTGATACAGGAAAACATTGATAGGGGTTGACATGTATGAAAAAGTGACAATAGCATAAGACCAATACTTGCAAATGTGCATGAAGAATGCATAATCAAGCTGACAGAAGTAAAATAATACCATCAATATGCACTgctggaaaaagagaaacgcACCTGGGGGGAGCAGATGCGGAAAATTGCTTCTGGCAGCATCACCCGCATGAGGAAGTCCAATTcctgagagaaaaagaaaaaaaaccacataaataaataaattgtaTTCAAAGAATGATAGACATTTCCATAAGTGTTCCATGGTGGTTCTTGATGACATGATCTGTATGTGCATGTACAAATAATTCATTATTAGAGACACGGTACTCAGTATTGAGTCCACTGATAAACTCTCTCTCCTTCTGCCCATAATGCAAGTAGAGTGGGAAGCCAACCATCTTTGTGTGTAATTATAATGCAGGTTAAAAAAATATCTTTTAACTCTTCAGTTTTCATCCAAAGCTATGCAAATGGGACTTCAACCCACTGCACCAAGCCATTATTAATCACCTTACAAAACATCACAAAATGTTAACATAAAAAATTTACCTGAatgttattttcattttcatttggcACAGATTTCTTTGAAATCTTGCAACCATGCCTGTCGATTTCATATAACAAAATCTCCAACATTGAAAAGTGGAAGACAAAGTCGCTCTCTAAGTCTCTAGCAACTCAGgttacccttttttttttttggggggggggggggagggagggatcTTATTCTCCAACGCCAAAACAAGTGAAAAAAACGTgcaaactagagagagagaaaaaaatgacataaCTTCACACTTGAGAACAAAATGACATAACTCTACTTTCTCCATATGAATCATTTTCTACATCTAATGCACTGAAAAAGCCGTGGCAGAAGAAAATTCCAAGCTTTCAGTCTCTAATTAGCAGAAATTTATCttgcaaatttttttttcatcatgTATAAAGaatacattattttttttttttagatctgtATAAGTAGCAGAACAAACTTTAGCCGATGCTTATCAATAACATAAACATATTTGTAGGAATATTTTTCGCTCAAACTTTCAAGACTAATATAATTCAAGTGTATTATTGCTTCAACATTAACACCTTACCACAATTTATTCATTTTGATTATCTGGCTCCTTTaagttaacaagaagagcaaacgctcgatcgagtcactttcgcagttctgaatattatatgaggcatcagatggacaggaagaaattgctattcacaacacaatgagtcacgttcacataaaatttgagcccggtcacttttatagtttccgagaaaagcccaacgttaagttgtgtgttgccgaacagaaaaggctagttatctcccttgtttttctgataacgttcgtaaaaggctacagatgtaaatactttgatgtaaagaataatcctacaaagtttcaatcacatccgatgaactttgtcaaagatataaaatgtctaatttttcctttgacgctgacctgtgaccttgaaaaaggtcaaaggtcaacgaaaccatcgttaaagtgtagaggtcattggaggtcacgactaaacaaaatatgagcccgatcgctttgatagtttccgagaaaagttataaaatgtctaatttttcctttgacgctgacctgtgaccttgaaaaaggtcaaaggtcaacgaaaccatcgttaaagtgtagaggtcattggaggtcacgactaaacaaaatatgagcccgatcgctttgatagtttccgagaaaagtccaacgttaaggtggtgtctacggacggccggacagactaacactgaccgattacatagagtcactttttctcaagtgactcaaaaatataAAGCAATGCCCTGATTCATGCATCACACTGCAATTAAATTTAAAGCATACCTTCAAGTCCAGCTTAGGGAACATGGACAACAAAGTGTCCATAACCATGTCTTCGTGGCCCTCTGGCAGGAGGGCCAAGCAGGCGTGATGGTCTAGCGAgcctgcaaaacaaaacaaaaatgcacaTGCAAAGTTTCCAGTCACGAAAAGGAAACTTCATAGAATCATAAAATAAATTAACAATGATAACATCTTCAGATTTGCAAACCCATTTATTTTAGAAGACAACCCAGATATCTTGTGAGCAGTAATTGTTAAATGAATCACCATTTTCCGTGAACCCAACGAACAAGTTTAACTGTACTTCAGTAAACACAAATTGCAACGAAACACAACAATGCGTACCATAATTAACTATGTACCAACACCACCCCCAGCTCTCTGATTTCTTTTGGTAGTACATTTTCATCACACCATCGTGCATGGTCAGTTCCAGTCACAAGCAAGAGAAAGATCTGGAACTATTCTTTTAGAAAATGTTTTCACATTTGTTCAGGCATGAGTTACTGACTACTGTTGTAGGTcacaaagaacaaacattgagATAGTcttgtaaaactaaaagagCAACTTACGCATGGAACTGCCCCCTTGCTGGTAAGTAAGGGCGCGCTTGGTGACCAAGGACCCCTCTTTAAGTTTGGTGAGGAGCCCTTTCAGGCCCCGCACGCGCCCTTCTATCTGTGCCTTTGTCAAGGCTGCAGGTCTCCTGCAACATAATAAATAGTTAGTTGCTGCTTTTATGGTCTTGCAGGAGACTGGGGCCAAAGCAGGACCCCAGTGGGTTAGATCTTGGCATGAGACTTGCACATGAGCACAACAGGGATCACTGTGCACAAGAAATTAGTTCACTGTGCAGACAAAAACATGTTTACAACTTAAATTGATGCAATCACCTCTCACtgatagtgttaacaaaattctTCCACATTGTCAGGATCAAAATGCcatcagtgttgttgttgtttaaatggggtcggcccgctattgcgctgGTCTGCTATTGCGGGGGCGGGTCACTTTGTGCCCCGCactacaagaaatgtttggacaacaaagacagatcatGTGATGCCACAATCTATTGATCTGTGTTTATTCACAAAACCCAGACACACAATTTTAAGTCAAGTCAACAAGTTTATTTTCAACCACAAAAGTAACAAGtctcgtaaggcgaaataacaacatttatcaagctgtcgaactcacagaatgaaactaaacgcactgcttttttcacccaGACAAACATTCTCGTTGACTTGACTTAAAATTGTGTGTCTGGGTtttgaaaataaacacacatcaatagattgtggcatcacatgatctgtctttgttgtccaaACATTTCTGGTAGTCCGGGGCACAAAGTGACCCGACCGCTATTGCGTGGGGCCGCTATTGCgtggggccgctattgcgcggtgACTATTTGTCATTCAACCAatctctcacactcacagtgtAACAGAAATACCCAAAGCCAAGAGACGCAGCCTAGAGAATACTGTGCTGACAATCATTCAAACGTGTTCCAAGTCGGTTTCATGGCAAAGactatgtatacatgtattatcaaacaacaaaagaaaataaagaggTGTCACAGAAAGGAGAAAATAGACCGGAACCACCATCACCCAAGCGTAGCAGATTCATCACCATGctgatgttggctacctatcaCTAAGAAGAAGAACCATTTCTTATTGATGTATTCCACAAAATTacttttgcaatcaaaataaatAGGAGAGATTTCATTCATGATTCATTGACTGTACATATGTATCAAAACCTGCGTTGAAAGGACACTCAAAAGAAAGGGCACTCTCCAAACAATGGACAATTGAATTCCTTCATTATTATTGTACAGGGGTGTTGCTAGTTTTCTGAAACTTGTTCAAACTTTAATTTCTTCAAAGTAAAACTCTTCCAATCTTGTGCTAATCTTGAcaagccttcttcttcttccattaaTGTTCAGCGATCAATTATTGACCATTACTAACATGTCTTGGGAAACATGATTGGTAAAACACCAATAAAAAACCGTGTAGGGTGagccattttgttttgaaaccaCGATTTGGAAGACGCTTTTCATTCTCTGGCTCAGCCCATTTCGATTCGCGGTGCTTCGACCGACTCGAcaacactcacagtcacactctgcacattcgcggtgttcctgtcattttgtccggaatcacttaccttggcgaagggtagcaaaccttggccaatgtaggttttttttcttttttggttgcgacatgatgttcTAATCCAAATCCAAAGCACTGACTGATTGAtaaaactatcgcgaaccggccaacaacaacaacgcaaacCCTGACGgtgacaagggaaaccactctggcatctatattttgtGGCACTGACTTCCGTTCAAAACAtggatgtttcgtttttggtattcattcgcgaaggaaataaacgtcagtcagttgactaagtacatcggcagcagttttagcaatcaaagcctgaccactacacacaaaaaaactggacaaactttggccgatagggacatgaaagtCAAGTTTCGGCCACAGTAAACAACAAATTGGCGATTGGCccgacccaaacgacacccTTGATTGTATTCTCTACTTCTGTTCAAAGAACACTTGGCTGACTTGCATTGAAAGGACAGATGTGTCCAAGACTTGCATTGAAAGGA
This window harbors:
- the LOC138955855 gene encoding uncharacterized protein isoform X2 yields the protein MRSLDHHACLALLPEGHEDMVMDTLLSMFPKLDLKELDFLMRVMLPEAIFRICSPQELENLGRDRGGEDGDEDGGEDGGEDGDEDGDPSRNTSRKRTQAPDAKRQQKPCPVPLCPASVVHLPRHFSQVHKDIPQQDIDKLLQKGSKRKLNSWTCPVDGCGWRGDRLDKHLSYKTHGFDKGTSKAMAKLVRQK
- the LOC138955855 gene encoding uncharacterized protein isoform X1; its protein translation is MRSLDHHACLALLPEGHEDMVMDTLLSMFPKLDLKELDFLMRVMLPEAIFRICSPQQELENLGRDRGGEDGDEDGGEDGGEDGDEDGDPSRNTSRKRTQAPDAKRQQKPCPVPLCPASVVHLPRHFSQVHKDIPQQDIDKLLQKGSKRKLNSWTCPVDGCGWRGDRLDKHLSYKTHGFDKGTSKAMAKLVRQK